From the genome of Ectobacillus sp. JY-23, one region includes:
- a CDS encoding SPFH domain-containing protein — MVGTILSILLIILVVVFAALTVKIIPQQQVAVVERLGKFHRTMHAGLNILVPILDRVRVYHDLRIQQTSVPPQKVITKDNVQVEIDTIIFYQVIDPEQATYGISNYANGVRNITTATMRQILGNMELDETLSGREKISTDIRLALDEATEKWGVRIERVEVVDINPPKDVQVSMEKQMKAERNKRAIILEAEAAKQDMVLRAEGDKQSKILIAEGDREARIREAEGVRQAKELEALGEAKAIEAVAVAEQRRIQLLKDAGLTEQVLAYKSFEALETIANGTATKVFLPTGAVETLGSIGAIGEIFKEKS; from the coding sequence GTGGTCGGAACAATTTTATCCATTCTACTGATTATTCTTGTTGTCGTATTTGCTGCATTAACAGTAAAAATCATACCACAGCAACAGGTAGCGGTGGTAGAGCGCTTAGGTAAATTTCATCGCACCATGCATGCAGGGTTAAACATTCTCGTTCCCATTTTAGATCGTGTACGTGTGTACCATGATTTACGCATTCAACAAACGAGTGTACCTCCGCAAAAAGTGATCACAAAAGACAACGTGCAGGTAGAAATTGATACTATTATTTTTTATCAGGTCATCGATCCAGAGCAAGCCACATACGGTATCTCTAACTATGCAAACGGTGTACGAAACATCACGACTGCGACAATGCGGCAAATTCTTGGGAATATGGAGCTTGATGAAACTTTGTCTGGCCGGGAAAAAATTTCTACCGATATTCGCTTGGCACTTGACGAAGCAACGGAAAAGTGGGGTGTGCGCATTGAACGTGTTGAGGTTGTGGATATCAATCCCCCAAAGGACGTACAAGTATCCATGGAAAAGCAAATGAAGGCGGAACGAAACAAGCGTGCCATTATTTTAGAAGCAGAGGCAGCAAAGCAAGATATGGTTCTTCGCGCGGAGGGTGACAAGCAAAGTAAAATTTTAATTGCAGAAGGAGACCGGGAAGCGCGTATTCGGGAAGCTGAAGGAGTTCGGCAAGCAAAGGAACTAGAAGCACTTGGTGAGGCAAAAGCGATTGAGGCTGTCGCAGTAGCTGAGCAGCGCCGCATTCAATTGCTAAAGGATGCTGGATTAACAGAGCAGGTACTTGCTTATAAGTCTTTTGAGGCCTTGGAGACGATTGCAAATGGAACTGCTACGAAAGTATTTCTACCGACTGGCGCTGTCGAGACTTTAGGTAGCATCGGAGCCATAGGGGAGATTTTTAAAGAGAAGTCGTAG
- a CDS encoding PLP-dependent aminotransferase family protein has protein sequence MNMPLYMQIYEHIKQEIIQEHITVGSRLPSHRKLSEHLQVSRNTVELAYAQLVAEGYVHSIPKKGLYAADLSYDIQPASPGVTAPFAQMERPTFDFSQGLVDASAFPITLWKRTMIQCLYDNEKEWFTPEHIQGEIVLREQLTNYLYQSRGVVCTPEQIVFGAGTQLLLSILVELMGVTTYAMEEPGFHRARAVLQNSRHPLTYVEIDEHGLSVQALRNTEATIVYITPSHQFPYGMIMPVHRRLELLDWAKETDGYIIEDDYDGEFRYIGRPIPALQGLDASNRVIYLGTFSKAFLPAMRMSYMVLPPSLLEVYKQKGALYKQTVSKIHQLTMYHFMKNGHWQRHLNRMRTLYKKKQKKLISSIQHWMGTNVTIIGSQSGLHIVLDVKNGMTESELIQAAARYDIKVYPLSVYYANPPFSCSHILLGFGGLTEQEIEVAISLLHTAWFG, from the coding sequence ATGAACATGCCGCTATATATGCAAATTTACGAGCACATAAAACAAGAGATCATACAAGAACATATTACCGTAGGCTCTCGTTTACCGTCGCATCGTAAACTATCCGAGCATTTGCAGGTGAGCCGAAACACGGTAGAGCTTGCCTATGCACAACTCGTGGCGGAAGGATACGTACACAGCATCCCCAAAAAAGGATTGTATGCCGCAGACCTTTCTTATGATATACAACCGGCATCGCCAGGTGTTACGGCTCCTTTTGCACAAATGGAACGGCCAACATTTGATTTCAGTCAAGGCTTGGTCGATGCTTCTGCGTTTCCAATAACATTATGGAAGCGAACGATGATTCAGTGTTTATATGATAATGAAAAAGAATGGTTTACGCCTGAACATATCCAAGGGGAAATTGTACTCCGTGAGCAGCTAACAAATTATTTATATCAATCTAGAGGTGTTGTTTGTACACCGGAGCAAATTGTATTCGGGGCTGGTACACAGCTACTACTTTCCATACTCGTCGAACTTATGGGAGTGACTACTTACGCAATGGAAGAACCTGGTTTCCATAGAGCACGCGCTGTTTTACAAAATAGCCGCCACCCGCTTACTTATGTTGAGATTGATGAACATGGTTTGTCTGTACAAGCATTGCGAAATACAGAGGCAACCATTGTATATATCACACCATCGCATCAGTTTCCATATGGAATGATTATGCCTGTACATCGCAGGCTAGAGTTGTTGGATTGGGCGAAAGAAACAGACGGATATATTATAGAGGATGATTACGATGGGGAGTTTCGCTACATAGGACGCCCAATTCCTGCACTACAAGGTCTTGATGCAAGCAATCGAGTCATTTATTTAGGCACATTCTCGAAAGCATTTTTACCAGCTATGCGCATGAGTTATATGGTTTTACCACCATCCTTACTTGAGGTTTACAAACAGAAGGGGGCACTATATAAACAAACTGTTTCTAAAATACATCAGCTCACGATGTATCATTTTATGAAGAATGGTCATTGGCAGCGCCATTTAAATCGTATGCGAACATTATATAAAAAAAAGCAAAAAAAACTAATTAGCTCTATTCAACATTGGATGGGTACGAATGTTACAATTATTGGCTCCCAATCCGGTCTTCATATTGTACTGGATGTAAAAAACGGTATGACAGAGAGCGAGCTCATTCAAGCGGCTGCCCGCTACGATATCAAGGTATATCCGCTTTCTGTCTATTATGCAAATCCCCCATTTTCCTGCTCTCACATTTTACTTGGGTTCGGTGGCTTAACAGAGCAAGAAATTGAAGTAGCTATAAGCTTGTTACATACAGCCTGGTTTGGATAA
- a CDS encoding GNAT family N-acetyltransferase, with the protein MHDVRFVAEEREVLHAFSVMQELRPHLSEKTYLQLYQDMKKSGYTLIGLYVDGEIVALGGVAIMTNFYSLKHVYVYDLITAAKHRSKGYGKTLLSYIEQWGKDQGCTSVELTSGFQRIDAHRFYEREGYIKKSYSFGKGL; encoded by the coding sequence ATGCATGATGTTCGATTTGTAGCAGAAGAACGCGAGGTGTTGCATGCGTTTTCGGTCATGCAAGAGCTTAGACCGCATTTAAGCGAAAAAACATATCTGCAATTGTATCAAGATATGAAGAAGAGTGGTTACACTTTGATTGGACTATATGTAGATGGAGAAATAGTAGCGCTTGGTGGTGTCGCTATTATGACCAATTTTTATTCTTTAAAGCATGTCTATGTATATGATTTGATTACGGCTGCGAAGCATCGTTCTAAAGGCTATGGAAAGACTCTTCTTTCTTATATTGAACAGTGGGGAAAAGACCAAGGATGTACAAGTGTAGAATTAACATCCGGATTTCAGCGTATTGATGCTCATCGCTTCTATGAAAGAGAAGGATATATAAAGAAAAGTTATTCATTCGGTAAAGGGTTGTAA
- the ytfJ gene encoding GerW family sporulation protein, giving the protein MEHPIQGLMRAAMENLKEMVDVNTIIGEPVQTADGGVVLTVSKVAFGFGAGGSDFSAERRAEDDHAFGGGSAGGVSITPVAFLVVNDEGINIMHLQNTTHLVEKVIDLAPQTIDKLQNMFGSNKQQHNKQNEHTDHYTNHMKTNPNDLV; this is encoded by the coding sequence ATGGAACATCCAATTCAGGGTTTAATGCGAGCGGCGATGGAAAACCTCAAGGAAATGGTCGATGTAAATACAATTATTGGAGAGCCTGTGCAAACGGCAGATGGCGGAGTAGTATTAACGGTATCTAAGGTAGCTTTCGGTTTTGGGGCAGGTGGCAGTGATTTTTCGGCTGAAAGACGAGCAGAAGATGATCATGCGTTTGGCGGAGGAAGTGCAGGAGGAGTATCTATTACACCAGTTGCCTTTTTAGTGGTGAATGATGAAGGCATTAACATTATGCATTTGCAAAACACAACACATTTAGTAGAAAAGGTAATCGATTTGGCTCCACAGACAATCGATAAGCTGCAAAATATGTTTGGATCTAATAAGCAACAGCATAATAAGCAAAATGAACATACTGATCATTATACGAATCACATGAAAACAAATCCGAATGATCTTGTCTAA
- a CDS encoding oxalate:formate antiporter, with the protein MSGGSDQINAIYINGDRRNQCFLTSGISFHEFANNIPSPLRNVLLLKHDFEWTDYNYHTLFEYVEEENIQRLISADVKQFREFCWIDFDDVNDLEEMEPIEIAELLYLAHKKEPMGKPFFALLKNKYVYLSPDDGWLNKVYFRRLQDFAGLLSKVIPYKLGAFGKKRFSLFQKTKIYPAITRAVMEQMLPWTEDGLLIDLENKQETRRGLEIPLYVVGSYTNADDVMENLEELRAQAQDRAWLIFDKKEQEWKWETE; encoded by the coding sequence TTGTCTGGAGGATCTGACCAAATAAATGCTATTTATATTAATGGAGACCGTCGCAATCAGTGTTTTCTCACATCGGGCATCAGTTTCCATGAGTTTGCTAACAATATTCCATCACCGCTTCGCAATGTTCTTCTGCTAAAGCACGATTTCGAATGGACAGATTATAATTATCATACGCTGTTTGAATATGTTGAAGAAGAAAATATACAAAGGCTGATTTCAGCTGATGTAAAACAGTTTCGTGAATTTTGCTGGATTGATTTTGACGATGTAAATGATTTAGAAGAAATGGAACCCATTGAGATAGCAGAGTTATTATACTTAGCTCATAAAAAAGAGCCAATGGGAAAACCTTTCTTTGCACTGCTCAAAAATAAATACGTGTATCTATCTCCGGATGATGGCTGGTTAAACAAAGTGTACTTCAGAAGACTACAGGATTTTGCAGGTCTTCTCAGTAAAGTGATTCCGTATAAGTTAGGTGCATTCGGAAAAAAAAGATTTTCATTGTTTCAAAAAACCAAAATATATCCTGCCATTACTAGAGCGGTAATGGAACAGATGTTACCTTGGACAGAAGATGGTCTTCTCATTGATCTGGAAAATAAACAGGAAACGAGAAGAGGATTAGAAATACCATTGTATGTAGTAGGTTCTTACACGAATGCAGACGATGTAATGGAAAATCTGGAAGAGCTAAGAGCACAGGCGCAAGATCGTGCGTGGCTTATTTTTGATAAAAAAGAACAAGAATGGAAATGGGAAACGGAATAG
- a CDS encoding permease: MKLKRGTKHYHIRRHDEEYAAEITPHDSVNLLTSKTNKGVILGYIALFISLFSIAFYPVFLGSIGIVAGLIALRYGAKTLAFTAIGFSAFSIVFSLFFRIAM; encoded by the coding sequence TTGAAACTAAAACGAGGCACAAAACACTATCATATTCGCCGTCATGATGAAGAATATGCAGCTGAAATTACACCGCATGATTCTGTAAACTTACTTACATCTAAGACCAATAAGGGTGTTATACTGGGGTACATTGCTCTATTTATTTCCTTATTTTCTATTGCTTTTTATCCTGTTTTTCTTGGATCAATCGGTATTGTAGCTGGTTTAATTGCTTTACGTTACGGAGCAAAAACGTTAGCTTTTACTGCCATTGGATTCAGCGCATTTTCTATTGTATTTAGCTTGTTTTTTCGTATAGCTATGTAA
- a CDS encoding class I SAM-dependent methyltransferase, giving the protein MFKWHEQAQQTWDKGAENWHKSSENMWETGSRSTIIPLMQQFVPVGSYVLDVGCGDGYGTYKLHEAGYAAVGIDLSEHMIAFAQKRVKDKKLSFQQADLKALPFADNNFDAVMVVNVLEWTENPWQALLEIKRVLKPHGKVCIAILGPTAAPRSYSYRRLYGDHVVCNTMMPWEFKKLAQENGFNVLAGQGVYKRGVLEKEAKQMPEELQQALSFLWLFILEKQ; this is encoded by the coding sequence ATGTTCAAATGGCATGAGCAAGCACAACAAACATGGGATAAAGGTGCAGAAAACTGGCATAAAAGTAGTGAAAACATGTGGGAAACTGGAAGTAGAAGTACGATCATTCCATTGATGCAGCAATTTGTTCCTGTTGGATCTTATGTATTAGACGTAGGGTGTGGTGATGGGTATGGTACATATAAGTTACATGAGGCGGGTTATGCAGCAGTTGGCATAGATTTATCGGAGCATATGATTGCATTTGCGCAAAAACGGGTAAAAGATAAAAAGCTCTCTTTTCAGCAGGCTGACTTAAAAGCGCTTCCTTTTGCAGATAACAATTTTGATGCAGTTATGGTTGTAAACGTTTTGGAATGGACAGAGAATCCATGGCAGGCATTACTGGAAATAAAACGTGTTTTAAAGCCGCATGGTAAAGTGTGTATAGCGATACTGGGCCCAACTGCAGCACCACGTTCATATAGCTATCGTCGCTTGTACGGTGACCATGTGGTATGCAATACAATGATGCCCTGGGAGTTTAAAAAATTGGCACAAGAAAACGGATTTAATGTGTTAGCAGGACAAGGTGTATATAAGCGTGGCGTGTTAGAGAAAGAAGCAAAACAAATGCCAGAAGAATTACAACAAGCCCTGAGCTTTTTATGGTTATTCATCTTAGAAAAGCAATGA
- a CDS encoding AEC family transporter, with protein sequence MNQFIPLVEQLITLYVIAGVGFVLKRRNVLTQASDHVMMQIVLLITLPALIVSSLDTHFAFTLLSHFFWLIGMSAFALLTAVLIGKLLSNICKLHSKCRSGFEGISVFGNQGFIGYAVCGYILGAEGIIYTIIFNILYLFLIWTYGIHLFNKDHAISRTEIFLNAGVLSTCIGLLLFLTPLSLPAVILQPLQNIGAMTTPLSLLAIGSLLGSLSLRSAVTISASPYIWIAAFTKLLLVPLLLFAFIPFTPNFSVIAAAVLLAGMPSAPTMSLYALKYGGDAEFTSVGVGISTVLSIGTLPFIYILLTLFFS encoded by the coding sequence TTGAATCAGTTTATACCTTTGGTTGAACAACTCATAACATTATATGTAATTGCAGGTGTTGGATTTGTTCTAAAACGGCGAAATGTGCTCACACAAGCATCTGACCATGTTATGATGCAAATTGTTTTATTGATTACATTGCCTGCATTAATTGTGTCGTCTTTAGATACACACTTCGCCTTCACACTATTGTCCCACTTTTTTTGGCTTATTGGCATGTCTGCATTTGCTCTATTGACAGCAGTACTCATAGGAAAGCTGTTATCTAACATATGCAAGTTGCATTCAAAGTGCCGCAGCGGTTTTGAAGGTATCTCAGTATTTGGCAATCAAGGTTTTATCGGTTACGCTGTATGCGGCTACATATTAGGCGCAGAAGGTATTATATATACGATTATTTTTAACATCTTATACTTATTTCTCATTTGGACGTATGGTATTCATTTATTTAATAAAGATCATGCTATTTCTCGAACTGAGATTTTTTTGAATGCAGGCGTTCTATCTACTTGTATCGGCTTACTGTTATTTCTCACACCACTTTCCCTTCCAGCTGTTATTTTGCAGCCATTGCAAAACATAGGAGCCATGACCACACCATTATCACTGCTAGCAATTGGGAGCCTGCTTGGGAGCCTGTCGTTGCGATCAGCTGTAACTATTAGTGCCAGTCCCTACATTTGGATTGCTGCATTTACTAAGTTATTGCTTGTTCCACTTTTACTGTTTGCCTTCATTCCCTTTACCCCTAATTTTAGTGTCATTGCTGCAGCAGTCTTACTTGCTGGGATGCCTTCCGCTCCAACAATGTCTCTATATGCATTGAAGTATGGAGGCGATGCAGAATTTACATCTGTTGGAGTCGGTATTAGTACAGTTTTATCCATCGGTACATTACCTTTTATATACATCCTCTTAACTCTATTTTTTTCGTGA
- a CDS encoding DEAD/DEAH box helicase codes for MKDLKPFLQNAWEKAGFQAFTDVQTQSLPLVLEGKDVIAESPTGTGKTLAYLLPLLQKTDEAIANPQIVIVSPTRELVMQIHSEVQKFTEGSVLSGASLVGGADIKRQVERLKKHPQIIVGSPGRILELIRMKKLKMHEVKTIVFDEFDQMIKQNMKGLLEDIVKTTMRDRQLLFYSATMPKIAEDAAREMANEPTIIRIKRSEETSRVKHLYVVGELREKLDNIRKIVNMDNVKAVAFMNDPFRLDDMASKLQFRKVAAGVIHSDAKKQERAATLRAFRQGKIQVVLATDVAARGLDIEGLTHVLHLDLPETVDQYIHRSGRTGRMGNEGTVISLVTPNEEKKLLQFAKKLGIQFEKLEIYKGGFIEKKPAPAKKKRPAFTARKKPR; via the coding sequence ATGAAGGATTTAAAGCCATTTTTACAAAATGCCTGGGAAAAAGCAGGATTTCAAGCATTTACTGATGTTCAAACACAAAGTTTGCCTCTTGTACTTGAGGGAAAGGATGTAATTGCCGAATCGCCAACAGGAACGGGAAAAACACTTGCGTATTTGTTGCCATTGCTACAAAAAACGGATGAAGCCATTGCAAATCCACAAATTGTGATTGTATCGCCAACACGTGAGCTAGTGATGCAAATTCATAGCGAAGTACAAAAGTTTACAGAAGGAAGCGTTTTGTCTGGTGCATCTTTGGTTGGAGGTGCGGATATTAAGCGACAAGTGGAGCGCTTAAAAAAACATCCGCAAATAATTGTTGGCTCACCCGGACGTATTTTAGAATTGATTCGTATGAAAAAGCTAAAAATGCATGAAGTGAAAACGATTGTATTTGATGAATTTGATCAAATGATCAAACAAAATATGAAAGGGTTGCTAGAAGATATAGTAAAAACAACAATGCGAGATCGCCAATTGTTGTTTTATTCAGCGACGATGCCAAAAATTGCAGAAGATGCAGCCCGAGAGATGGCGAATGAACCTACGATCATTCGCATTAAGCGGAGCGAAGAAACGAGTCGTGTGAAGCATTTGTACGTAGTTGGCGAACTACGTGAGAAACTGGATAACATTCGCAAAATCGTGAATATGGATAATGTAAAGGCTGTTGCATTTATGAATGATCCGTTTCGACTTGACGATATGGCATCCAAGCTGCAGTTTCGAAAAGTGGCAGCAGGCGTTATTCACTCTGACGCAAAAAAACAAGAACGTGCAGCAACACTTAGAGCTTTTCGTCAAGGGAAAATTCAAGTTGTGTTAGCCACAGATGTAGCAGCAAGAGGTCTTGACATTGAAGGTCTAACACATGTACTTCATCTAGACCTACCGGAGACAGTTGACCAATATATTCACCGCTCTGGTCGAACAGGCAGAATGGGCAACGAAGGAACAGTAATATCGCTCGTTACACCAAACGAAGAAAAAAAGCTATTGCAATTTGCGAAAAAGCTCGGTATTCAATTTGAGAAGTTAGAAATCTATAAGGGTGGTTTTATTGAGAAAAAGCCAGCACCAGCTAAGAAAAAGCGACCTGCGTTTACAGCGCGCAAAAAGCCTAGGTAA
- a CDS encoding MBL fold metallo-hydrolase, with translation MTIPKQVGEQLYLIDDYDLNRPGRTGTYVLLGEYVTLIETCASPSVPNIEQGLHALGINKNDIAYIIVTHVHLDHAGAAGLMMERCPNAKLLVHPRGARHLIDPTKLIAGAKAVYGDQFDTLFSPILPVPSDRIITMEDHATLRISPKRLLTFYDTPGHANHHISIHDSLTNGIFTGDTIGIYYGELMDCGVEFYLPSTSPTQFNPETMLQSLHRIHELGVHHIYFSHFGVSSHVRGVCRQIETWLPHFVETGKDVLQNEQNPERAANKISAKLLADIRAYLTAQGVPASHAVYEILQLDIDVCAMGIVHYLLTAEATEKA, from the coding sequence ATGACAATACCGAAACAAGTTGGTGAACAACTGTACTTAATTGATGATTACGATTTAAACCGACCAGGTCGTACAGGCACATATGTGTTACTTGGTGAGTATGTTACATTGATTGAAACATGCGCAAGCCCATCTGTTCCAAATATTGAGCAAGGATTACATGCACTTGGTATAAATAAAAATGATATCGCTTACATAATTGTAACACATGTACACTTAGACCACGCCGGAGCCGCGGGACTGATGATGGAGCGCTGTCCAAATGCAAAGCTACTTGTTCACCCTCGGGGCGCGAGACATCTTATTGATCCGACAAAGTTGATTGCGGGCGCTAAAGCAGTGTATGGAGACCAATTTGACACATTGTTCTCACCAATTCTGCCAGTTCCTTCTGATCGTATAATAACCATGGAAGATCATGCTACTTTGCGTATTTCACCGAAGCGACTTCTCACGTTTTATGATACACCAGGACACGCCAATCATCATATCAGCATTCACGACTCTTTAACGAACGGTATTTTTACCGGTGACACAATCGGTATTTATTACGGAGAATTGATGGATTGTGGTGTCGAGTTCTATTTACCTTCTACCTCTCCTACTCAATTCAATCCGGAAACCATGTTACAATCACTGCATCGCATTCATGAGCTTGGTGTGCATCATATCTATTTCAGTCATTTTGGTGTATCTTCTCACGTTCGTGGGGTATGTCGTCAAATTGAAACATGGCTACCTCACTTTGTAGAAACAGGAAAAGACGTGCTTCAAAACGAACAAAATCCAGAGCGGGCAGCAAATAAAATATCCGCCAAATTACTTGCAGATATCCGAGCCTATCTAACTGCGCAAGGTGTGCCTGCTTCTCATGCTGTATATGAAATTTTACAATTGGATATAGATGTTTGTGCAATGGGTATTGTGCATTATCTTCTAACTGCGGAAGCAACAGAAAAAGCCTAG
- a CDS encoding glutathione peroxidase: MSVYQFEVKTITGETKTLQDYAGKVLLIVNVASKCGFTPQYKGLQALYEQYKEQGFEVLGFPCNQFMAQEPGDEAEIASFCELNYGVTFPMFAKVDVNGDNAHPLFKYLCEQAPGMLGLKAVKWNFTKFLVDKDGNVIERFAPQTAPEDLKSAIEKHL, encoded by the coding sequence ATGTCTGTATATCAATTTGAAGTTAAAACGATTACCGGAGAAACAAAAACATTGCAGGATTATGCTGGAAAAGTGCTGTTAATTGTAAACGTGGCTAGTAAATGCGGATTTACACCACAATATAAAGGGCTGCAAGCTCTGTATGAGCAATACAAGGAACAAGGATTTGAAGTGCTTGGATTCCCATGTAATCAATTTATGGCCCAAGAGCCAGGGGATGAAGCGGAAATTGCCAGCTTTTGTGAGTTGAATTACGGTGTTACATTCCCGATGTTTGCCAAAGTAGATGTAAACGGAGACAATGCACATCCATTGTTTAAGTATTTATGCGAGCAAGCGCCTGGTATGTTGGGACTAAAGGCAGTGAAATGGAATTTTACCAAGTTTCTCGTAGACAAAGATGGGAATGTGATTGAGCGTTTTGCGCCGCAAACGGCACCGGAAGATTTAAAGTCAGCAATCGAAAAGCACTTGTAA
- a CDS encoding HD domain-containing protein: MNIYIEKTIAFVKDILGKDATGHDWYHIERVHKLALVLHEKEGGNRFVIEMAALLHDVADEKLNESEEAGLQRVVNWLNCLEVHKEDHSHIIAIIANMSFKGGHGGKVDTIEGKIVQDADRLDAIGAIGIARTFAYGGAKGRLMYDPNIPPRENMTKEQYRNANEPTLNHFYEKLLKLKALMNTETAKRMAGERHAYMEAFIQQFMKEWNAKA; the protein is encoded by the coding sequence ATGAATATATATATTGAGAAAACCATTGCTTTTGTAAAAGACATATTGGGCAAAGATGCGACAGGACATGATTGGTATCATATTGAACGTGTACATAAGCTAGCCCTCGTGCTGCATGAAAAAGAAGGGGGAAATCGTTTTGTAATAGAAATGGCCGCGCTTCTTCATGATGTGGCTGATGAGAAGCTTAATGAAAGCGAAGAGGCTGGTTTACAAAGGGTTGTGAACTGGCTGAATTGTTTAGAAGTACATAAGGAAGACCATTCTCATATCATAGCCATCATTGCAAACATGTCCTTTAAAGGCGGACATGGGGGCAAAGTGGATACAATAGAAGGCAAAATTGTACAGGATGCAGACCGCTTGGATGCAATTGGTGCTATCGGCATCGCACGGACGTTTGCGTACGGGGGAGCGAAGGGGCGTTTAATGTATGACCCAAATATACCGCCGCGTGAGAATATGACAAAGGAGCAGTATCGGAATGCCAACGAGCCGACACTAAATCATTTTTATGAAAAGCTCTTGAAGCTGAAAGCTTTAATGAATACAGAAACAGCCAAAAGAATGGCAGGAGAACGCCATGCCTATATGGAAGCCTTTATACAACAATTTATGAAAGAGTGGAATGCCAAAGCATGA